The Bacillus spongiae nucleotide sequence AGTGCTTCGCAAGGTGGAAGTCTTGGCTATATATCGAAAGATAGTACGATGTATTCCGAATCCTTTTGGGATGTTGTAGGCAAGCTCAAGGTTGGTGAATGGAGCGAGTCGTTTCCATTGAATGATGGGTTTGCTGTCATATGGGTTCAAGAAAAGAGAGAGGGAAAAGATTATTCTTTTGAAGAGGTAAAGGGAAAGATTCATCGTCAACTGGCGTTAGAGCAACAAGAGAGTTTGTTCTCCCCAAAAACTTTGTATGAAGAATTCCAAGTAAAATCATTTTATGATAAAGAATCAAATTAAGAGGCGACTGTTATCAGTTTTGCTTCTTTTTATGAAGATAGACCAGAATTGATTTCTATATTTATTAGAAACACTAAAGCGACTATAGTGTGATGGTTCTTCATTCAACTTTCAATTCGTTCCTATTCTTTAATAATAGCCTAAAAAAAAGGTATAAAAAACGAAATTTACATATAATTTAGAAAGTATACTCTTAATAGTTGACAAATGATGGATCATTTCGATAGGTTTATAATAAACCGATAAAAATACTTGGGATTAGAGGTGGATAGAAATGGTTAGGGTAGCAAATTCAATTGCTGATCTTATTGGTCAAACTCCAATAGTGAAGCTGAATCGAATGACTGACGAAGATAGTGCTGAAGTGTATTTGAAGCTAGAGTATATGAATCCAGGAAGTTCTGTGAAAGATCGTATCGCCTTATCAATGATAGAAGTAGCGGAACAAGACGGTAGGCTTCAGAAGGGTGATACGATTATTGAGCCGACAAGTGGAAATACTGGTATCGGGCTGGCGATGGTTACTGCTGCTAAAGGGTACAAATCAGTGTTAGTCATGCCAGATACAATGAGTATAGAACGCCGAAACCTTTTAATGGCCTATGGAGCGGAGCTCGTCTTAACGCCAGGTGCAGAGGGAATGGGTGGCGCTATTAGAAAGGCAGAAGAGCTGGCACGAGAAAAGGGCTATTTTATGCCTCAGCAATTTAAAAATGAAGCTAATCCTGAGGTTCATCGATTAACGACGGGGAAGGAAATCGTAGAACAAATGTGCGATGGTC carries:
- the cysK gene encoding cysteine synthase A, whose protein sequence is MVRVANSIADLIGQTPIVKLNRMTDEDSAEVYLKLEYMNPGSSVKDRIALSMIEVAEQDGRLQKGDTIIEPTSGNTGIGLAMVTAAKGYKSVLVMPDTMSIERRNLLMAYGAELVLTPGAEGMGGAIRKAEELAREKGYFMPQQFKNEANPEVHRLTTGKEIVEQMCDGLDAFVSGIGTGGTITGAGQVLKEHFDGIKIYAVEPEDSPVLSGGKPGPHKIQGIGAGFVPDILNTDIYDEIIKIKNEEAFEMARIVAREEGILGGISSGAAITAAIQVAKELGKGKKVLAVIPSNGERYLSTPLYQFD